A single region of the Halobellus ruber genome encodes:
- the corA gene encoding magnesium/cobalt transporter CorA: MISAIVYDADSVERYAVDGEADLEAARNAAGTTWVRVSSASEAEQRAVSETFGLHPLETEDVRNDVRPKTEEFAAHAFVLVKTAALERGETTLEEEIRTQPTGLFLGDDWIVTLTVEDDHVPAVSDVWQSVENQEGRRLKQGPDFAAYRVIDHVVDDYFDLLDSVGDTIELLEDEILSTPDEGLNAVRRDPLSFRKVVRPMREAVGVLARGDLAEVGEPTEKYYRDVYDHLVEIVDLTETYRDLTRATRDIHLNVVSQSTNEVMKRLTVVATIFIPLTFVVGIYGMNFGEHGTDLPGLSWPCAHPAVMMGMGLVTGILLVHLRQEGWL; this comes from the coding sequence GTGATCTCCGCAATCGTCTACGACGCCGACAGCGTCGAACGCTACGCCGTCGACGGCGAGGCCGACCTCGAGGCCGCACGGAACGCCGCCGGCACCACGTGGGTCCGGGTGAGTTCGGCCTCGGAAGCGGAGCAACGCGCCGTCTCCGAGACGTTCGGCCTCCATCCCCTGGAGACCGAGGACGTCCGGAACGACGTTCGACCGAAGACCGAGGAGTTCGCCGCTCACGCCTTCGTCCTCGTGAAAACTGCCGCGCTCGAACGTGGAGAGACCACCCTCGAGGAGGAGATCCGGACCCAACCCACCGGGCTGTTCCTGGGCGACGACTGGATCGTGACCCTGACCGTGGAGGACGACCACGTTCCGGCGGTCTCCGACGTCTGGCAGTCGGTGGAGAACCAGGAGGGTCGGAGGCTGAAGCAGGGGCCCGACTTCGCCGCCTACCGCGTGATCGACCACGTCGTCGACGACTACTTCGACCTGCTCGACAGCGTGGGCGACACCATCGAACTCCTCGAAGACGAGATCCTCTCGACCCCCGACGAGGGGCTCAACGCGGTCCGACGGGACCCCCTCTCGTTCCGGAAAGTGGTCCGGCCGATGCGGGAGGCCGTCGGGGTGTTGGCACGGGGTGACCTCGCGGAGGTGGGGGAACCCACAGAGAAGTACTACCGCGACGTCTACGACCACCTGGTGGAGATCGTCGACCTCACCGAGACCTACCGCGACCTCACGCGGGCCACGCGCGATATCCATCTCAACGTCGTCTCCCAGTCCACGAACGAAGTGATGAAACGGCTCACCGTCGTCGCGACCATCTTCATCCCCCTGACGTTCGTGGTCGGAATCTACGGGATGAACTTCGGCGAGCACGGCACGGACCTCCCGGGGCTGTCGTGGCCCTGCGCGCACCCGGCGGTAATGATGGGGATGGGACTGGTCACCGGCATCCTGCTCGTCCACCTCCGGCAGGAGGGATGGCTCTAA
- a CDS encoding ArsR family transcriptional regulator, with amino-acid sequence MRLTVPTDFDILDAFADGRRNNAANLAHELDRNRSYINTRLPVLADYGLLERVGPAPKSGLYAITEKGLAAAEHRDDYRTDGVDFDALVDQAVEASSSSSRPASPADD; translated from the coding sequence ATGCGGCTGACAGTACCCACCGACTTCGACATCCTCGACGCGTTCGCGGACGGCCGGCGCAACAACGCGGCGAACCTGGCCCACGAACTCGACCGCAACCGGTCGTACATCAACACCCGGCTGCCGGTGCTCGCGGACTACGGGCTGCTCGAACGGGTAGGGCCGGCACCGAAAAGCGGGCTCTACGCGATCACCGAAAAGGGGCTCGCGGCGGCGGAGCACCGCGACGACTACCGGACTGACGGCGTCGACTTCGACGCGCTGGTGGACCAGGCGGTCGAGGCATCGTCGTCATCCTCGCGACCGGCGTCGCCGGCGGACGACTGA
- a CDS encoding zinc ribbon domain-containing protein has product MVGRSKASGKRPWLAALLGTLATGLGHIYLRRWKRGLGWFAVAVAMSALFVPPEAARALLSGSGGDVATLAPLLAVAVASVADAYVLARMSHREARDSDGERPSTASESGSGSAVAAGGVTGTGAGATECPECGKELDPELDFCPWCTTRLDEESKR; this is encoded by the coding sequence ATGGTCGGCCGATCGAAGGCGTCGGGGAAGCGCCCGTGGCTCGCGGCGCTGCTCGGGACGCTCGCGACCGGACTCGGTCACATCTACCTCCGGCGCTGGAAGCGCGGCCTGGGGTGGTTCGCCGTCGCCGTCGCGATGTCGGCGCTGTTCGTGCCGCCGGAGGCCGCGCGGGCGTTGCTCTCGGGCTCCGGCGGCGACGTGGCGACCCTGGCGCCGCTGCTGGCGGTCGCGGTCGCGAGCGTAGCCGACGCGTACGTTCTCGCACGGATGAGCCACCGGGAGGCCCGCGACAGCGACGGCGAACGGCCGTCGACGGCGTCGGAGTCCGGAAGCGGCTCCGCTGTCGCAGCGGGCGGCGTCACCGGGACGGGGGCGGGGGCGACCGAGTGCCCGGAGTGCGGCAAGGAACTGGATCCGGAGCTCGACTTCTGTCCGTGGTGTACCACGCGGCTCGACGAGGAAAGCAAGCGGTAG
- a CDS encoding NUDIX domain-containing protein, producing the protein MTDVHLEATISLRGVVFAPCGDVLVVRRATDGGWELPGGRLAPDEGALEGVQREIVEETGLDPDVGRPVHAVSWRNEADEGRFAVYYWCVLDDERIDPRSGVDPVELSHEHTDHVWLPPGRATERLSDPQEQAVSAATGVYDP; encoded by the coding sequence GTGACCGACGTCCACCTCGAAGCCACGATCAGCCTCCGGGGGGTCGTCTTCGCCCCCTGCGGCGACGTGCTCGTGGTGCGGCGCGCGACCGACGGCGGGTGGGAGCTTCCGGGGGGACGGCTCGCACCCGACGAGGGGGCACTCGAGGGCGTCCAGCGGGAGATCGTTGAGGAGACCGGGCTCGACCCCGACGTGGGCCGCCCCGTCCACGCGGTGTCGTGGCGGAACGAGGCCGACGAGGGTCGCTTCGCGGTCTACTACTGGTGTGTGCTCGACGACGAGAGGATCGATCCCCGTTCCGGCGTCGATCCGGTGGAACTCAGCCACGAACACACCGACCACGTGTGGCTCCCGCCCGGGCGGGCGACCGAGCGGTTGAGCGACCCACAGGAACAGGCGGTGTCGGCGGCAACGGGGGTGTACGACCCGTGA
- a CDS encoding carotenoid oxygenase family protein, giving the protein MAQHPGFHSLHDEVAASLSVEGSLPPWLTGSLIRNGPGAFSFPDGSAVDHWFDGLAMLYRFTFDPEGGEVHYRNRFLRTEAYEAARAGEFDGGFATGETTLRSRLATFLTSPYDNTNIIVERVGEEFLALTESPRWIAVDPNSLTMTGHVTYDGSAPTGQLSCAHLKRDPATGRLLNVATEFGRTSKYHIYAMDGPQDRVHVGTVETDKPAYMHSFALTPRYVVLTEFPLRLDPRRFLKPGRQGPFIEQFEWEPDRGTRVVVVDRTTGETVATPTAEPIFGFHHVNAFERAGGSEIVFDLETVPDATTIDSLYLDELRAGELDTLAGRLDRFTISLGGDGRYGPGDATVERATVYDDGTALPTVSPARWCRSHRYVYAMSMDQPASGWAHGVLKIDAEAGDAVEHRSGGDYFGEPIFVPDPDGDAEDDGVVLTVALEDGADASRLIVLDGSTFEERARATLPHQVPFDFHGRYFPGVRVAGSE; this is encoded by the coding sequence ATGGCGCAGCATCCAGGGTTCCACTCGCTACACGACGAGGTCGCGGCGTCGCTGTCGGTCGAAGGCTCGCTTCCACCGTGGCTGACGGGGAGCCTCATCCGGAACGGCCCCGGCGCGTTCTCCTTTCCCGACGGCAGCGCCGTCGACCACTGGTTCGACGGCCTCGCGATGCTGTACCGGTTCACCTTCGACCCCGAAGGGGGCGAGGTTCACTACCGGAACCGCTTTCTCCGGACCGAGGCCTACGAGGCCGCCCGAGCCGGCGAGTTCGACGGCGGCTTCGCGACGGGCGAGACCACGCTCCGCTCCCGGCTGGCGACGTTTCTCACGAGCCCCTACGATAACACCAACATCATCGTCGAGCGGGTCGGCGAGGAGTTCCTCGCGCTGACCGAATCGCCGCGGTGGATCGCAGTCGACCCGAACAGCCTCACGATGACGGGCCACGTCACCTACGATGGGTCGGCGCCGACAGGACAGCTCTCGTGTGCACATCTCAAGCGGGATCCCGCCACGGGACGGCTCCTCAACGTCGCCACCGAGTTCGGCCGGACCAGCAAATACCACATCTACGCGATGGACGGCCCGCAGGACCGCGTCCACGTCGGGACCGTCGAGACGGACAAGCCCGCGTATATGCACAGCTTCGCGCTCACCCCGCGATACGTCGTCCTCACGGAGTTCCCGCTCCGGCTGGATCCCCGGCGGTTCCTCAAACCCGGCCGGCAGGGCCCGTTCATCGAGCAGTTCGAGTGGGAGCCCGACAGGGGAACCCGGGTGGTTGTGGTCGACCGAACCACCGGCGAGACGGTCGCAACCCCGACGGCGGAACCGATCTTCGGGTTCCACCACGTCAACGCCTTCGAGCGGGCCGGCGGCAGCGAGATCGTCTTCGATCTCGAAACGGTTCCGGACGCGACCACTATCGACTCGCTGTACCTCGACGAGCTCCGGGCGGGCGAACTCGACACGCTCGCGGGGCGGCTGGACCGGTTCACGATCTCGCTCGGCGGCGACGGGCGATACGGCCCCGGCGACGCCACAGTCGAGCGTGCGACCGTCTACGACGACGGGACAGCGCTACCGACGGTCTCGCCCGCGCGGTGGTGTCGGTCCCACCGCTACGTCTACGCGATGAGTATGGACCAGCCCGCCAGCGGGTGGGCCCACGGGGTACTGAAGATCGACGCCGAGGCCGGTGACGCGGTCGAACACCGGTCCGGCGGCGACTACTTCGGGGAGCCGATCTTCGTGCCCGACCCCGATGGCGACGCCGAGGACGACGGCGTAGTGCTGACGGTCGCGCTCGAGGACGGCGCCGACGCCTCCCGGCTGATCGTTCTCGACGGGTCGACGTTCGAGGAGCGGGCCCGAGCCACCCTGCCCCACCAGGTGCCGTTCGACTTCCACGGCCGGTACTTCCCGGGCGTTCGAGTCGCGGGATCGGAGTGA
- a CDS encoding translation initiation factor IF-2 subunit beta — MDYEDQLDRALERSPDIAEAGGRFEVPDPEVRAEGNRTVWENFGAVHDRLAREPDHVMRFLQSELGTSAQIDDRGRARFTGDFKQRRIADAVESYVDGFVTCSECRSPDTQLVDERGTTVLKCDACGAISSIPDL, encoded by the coding sequence ATGGACTACGAGGATCAACTCGATCGAGCACTCGAACGGTCGCCCGACATCGCCGAGGCCGGGGGACGCTTCGAGGTCCCGGACCCGGAGGTGCGTGCGGAGGGCAACAGGACGGTCTGGGAGAACTTCGGGGCGGTCCACGACCGGCTGGCGCGGGAGCCCGACCACGTGATGCGGTTCCTGCAGTCGGAGCTCGGCACCAGCGCACAGATCGACGACCGGGGGCGGGCGCGGTTCACCGGCGACTTCAAGCAGCGCCGGATCGCCGACGCCGTGGAGTCGTACGTCGACGGCTTTGTGACGTGCTCTGAGTGTCGCTCGCCGGACACCCAGCTTGTCGACGAGCGGGGCACGACGGTGCTGAAATGTGACGCCTGCGGGGCGATCTCGTCGATTCCGGACCTGTAA
- a CDS encoding transcription initiation factor IIB has product MSDTQLRDRTEGYSAARTDTVEHEHEAEREELVCPECGGNVVVDESRGETVCSDCGLVVDEDSIDRGPEWRAFDSAERDQKSRVGAPTTNLMHDKGLSTNIGWQNKDAYGNSLSSRQREQMQRLRTWNERFRTRDSKERNLKQALGEIDRMASALGLPENVRETASVIYRRALDEDLLPGRSIEGVATAALYAAARQAGTPRSLDEIERVSRVDKMELTRTYRYVVRELKLEVEPADPAQYVPRFASDLDLSDEAERRARELLESAKRAAIHSGKSPVGLAAAAVYAAALLTNEKVTQNQVSEVADVSEVTIRNRYKELLEASDAGVAA; this is encoded by the coding sequence ATGAGCGACACACAACTCAGAGACCGAACGGAGGGGTACAGCGCGGCACGAACGGACACCGTCGAACACGAACACGAGGCGGAACGCGAGGAGCTCGTCTGCCCGGAGTGCGGCGGCAACGTCGTCGTCGACGAGTCCCGCGGCGAGACGGTGTGTTCGGACTGCGGGCTGGTCGTCGACGAGGACTCGATCGACCGCGGGCCGGAGTGGCGCGCCTTCGACAGCGCCGAGCGTGATCAGAAGTCCCGCGTGGGTGCGCCGACGACGAACCTGATGCACGACAAGGGGCTGTCCACCAACATCGGGTGGCAGAACAAGGACGCCTACGGCAACTCCCTGTCGTCGCGGCAGCGCGAGCAGATGCAGCGGCTCCGGACCTGGAACGAACGGTTCCGGACCCGCGACTCGAAGGAGCGGAACCTCAAGCAGGCGCTCGGCGAGATCGACCGGATGGCGTCGGCGCTCGGACTGCCGGAGAACGTCCGGGAGACCGCCTCGGTCATCTACCGCCGCGCCCTCGACGAGGATCTGCTCCCCGGCCGCTCCATCGAGGGCGTCGCGACCGCGGCGCTGTACGCCGCCGCCCGACAGGCCGGCACGCCGCGCTCGCTCGACGAGATCGAGCGCGTCTCGCGGGTCGACAAGATGGAACTGACGCGGACGTACCGCTACGTGGTCCGCGAGCTGAAGCTGGAGGTCGAGCCCGCCGATCCCGCACAGTACGTCCCCCGCTTCGCCTCCGACCTCGATCTCTCCGACGAGGCCGAGCGCCGGGCGCGGGAGCTGCTGGAGAGCGCGAAGCGCGCCGCGATCCACTCGGGGAAGTCGCCGGTGGGGCTCGCCGCCGCCGCGGTCTACGCCGCGGCGCTGCTCACGAACGAGAAGGTCACCCAGAACCAGGTCAGCGAGGTCGCCGACGTCTCCGAGGTCACGATCCGGAACCGCTACAAGGAGCTTCTGGAGGCCAGCGACGCCGGAGTGGCGGCGTAG
- a CDS encoding DUF7836 family putative zinc-binding protein: protein MVEAFVRLLCPECSKSWQDEPSSLPGHRNNFTCSACGATRRLAEFMRTERDLNAVKQFE, encoded by the coding sequence ATGGTCGAAGCGTTCGTGAGACTGCTGTGTCCCGAATGTTCAAAGAGCTGGCAGGACGAGCCGTCGTCGCTGCCGGGCCACCGGAACAACTTCACGTGTTCGGCCTGCGGCGCGACCCGCCGCCTCGCGGAGTTCATGCGGACCGAACGCGACCTCAACGCGGTCAAACAGTTCGAGTAG
- the kdgK1 gene encoding bifunctional 2-dehydro-3-deoxygluconokinase/2-dehydro-3-deoxygalactonokinase yields the protein MTDIATFGETMLRLSPPRGERLERTRDLDVRVGGAESNVAVAAARLGRETTWLSKLPKSPLGRRVTAALRSHGVRPAVAWDGSESARLGTYYLEHGGDPRGSDVIYDRQGASITTATPPELPVGAIEGADLFYTSGITPALSSTLAETTAELLKAAGGTGSTTAFDLNYRSKLWSPEAAGEAYESLFPYIDVLVAAERDVNTCLDREGDAIEMANGLIHEFDFRTVVLTRGEHGSVAVHDGEVFEQDAYAADTFDPVGSGDAFVGGYLAHRVHGGGVAEALAYGAAAASLTRTVDGDVAVVTADEVESVVDEDGGGLSR from the coding sequence ATGACCGACATCGCGACCTTCGGCGAGACGATGCTGCGGCTCTCGCCGCCGCGGGGCGAGCGCCTCGAACGGACCCGCGACCTCGACGTCAGGGTCGGCGGCGCCGAGAGCAACGTCGCCGTTGCGGCCGCGCGGCTCGGCCGCGAGACCACCTGGCTGTCGAAGCTCCCAAAGTCCCCGCTCGGCCGGCGCGTCACTGCCGCCCTCCGGAGCCACGGGGTTCGCCCGGCGGTCGCGTGGGACGGCAGCGAGTCGGCGCGGCTCGGCACCTACTACCTCGAACACGGCGGCGACCCACGCGGGAGCGACGTGATCTACGACCGTCAGGGGGCGTCGATCACGACCGCGACGCCGCCCGAGTTGCCGGTGGGGGCCATCGAGGGCGCGGACCTCTTCTACACCAGCGGGATCACACCCGCGCTGTCGTCGACGCTCGCGGAGACGACCGCGGAACTGCTCAAAGCCGCCGGGGGGACGGGGTCGACGACGGCGTTCGATCTCAACTACCGCTCGAAGCTGTGGTCGCCCGAGGCGGCTGGGGAAGCGTACGAGTCGCTGTTTCCGTACATCGACGTGCTGGTCGCCGCCGAGCGCGACGTGAACACCTGTCTGGACCGCGAGGGCGACGCCATCGAGATGGCCAACGGCCTCATACACGAGTTCGACTTCCGGACGGTCGTACTGACCCGCGGGGAGCACGGGTCGGTTGCGGTCCACGACGGCGAGGTGTTCGAACAGGACGCCTACGCCGCCGACACGTTCGACCCCGTCGGGAGCGGCGACGCCTTCGTCGGAGGGTATCTCGCCCACCGGGTCCACGGCGGCGGCGTCGCCGAGGCGCTCGCGTACGGCGCCGCGGCAGCGTCGCTGACACGCACCGTCGACGGCGACGTCGCGGTCGTCACCGCCGACGAGGTGGAGTCGGTCGTCGACGAGGACGGGGGCGGGCTCTCCCGGTGA
- a CDS encoding DUF6517 family protein, with translation MVLNRRGAAVVAVALLLLTSGCIGFLTGSEPLEFSAEPAAASGSTATDAGYEYNGTRELTLNRTFEVGSQERRVIATNRIADYRKSMELGPLGEAEVGVFNVVTTPAVEVAGQTLNPIGSYSNARLVEFVQQQYSGLGDIRRVSERNITVQGTETAVTKFSATATIQGQEVDVFIHVIKYRNGDDFVVAIGVYPQQLEGSEESNVLSMMRALEHPVEA, from the coding sequence ATGGTACTGAATCGCCGGGGGGCCGCGGTCGTTGCCGTCGCGCTGTTATTGCTGACCAGCGGGTGTATCGGGTTCCTGACCGGCAGCGAACCGCTCGAGTTCTCCGCGGAGCCGGCTGCCGCCTCCGGCTCCACGGCGACGGACGCGGGCTACGAGTACAACGGCACGCGCGAGCTCACGCTCAATCGAACCTTCGAGGTCGGCAGTCAGGAGCGCCGGGTGATCGCGACGAACCGGATCGCCGACTACAGGAAGAGTATGGAGCTCGGACCGCTCGGCGAGGCGGAAGTCGGCGTGTTCAACGTCGTCACGACGCCGGCCGTCGAGGTCGCCGGCCAGACGCTGAACCCGATCGGGAGCTACTCCAACGCCCGGCTGGTTGAGTTCGTCCAACAGCAGTACTCCGGGCTGGGCGACATCCGCCGGGTGAGCGAGCGGAACATCACCGTCCAGGGCACCGAAACCGCGGTGACGAAGTTCTCCGCGACCGCGACCATCCAGGGCCAGGAGGTCGACGTCTTCATCCACGTCATCAAGTACCGCAACGGTGACGACTTCGTCGTCGCGATCGGGGTCTACCCGCAACAGCTCGAAGGCTCCGAGGAGTCCAACGTCCTCTCGATGATGCGCGCCCTCGAGCACCCGGTCGAGGCGTAG
- a CDS encoding UPF0058 family protein: MKKQELIHLHGLLAEVHTQVESWDEEEVPLEAYNELGVRPTSIHKSKTDHKDAVFRLITGITGSFDEEERTRVAATAD, encoded by the coding sequence ATGAAAAAGCAGGAGCTCATCCACCTTCACGGCCTGCTTGCGGAGGTACACACACAGGTCGAATCGTGGGACGAAGAGGAAGTACCGCTCGAAGCGTACAACGAACTCGGCGTCCGGCCGACATCGATCCACAAATCGAAAACTGATCACAAGGACGCAGTGTTCCGACTGATTACCGGGATCACCGGATCCTTCGACGAGGAAGAACGGACCCGCGTCGCCGCGACCGCCGACTGA
- the mutL gene encoding DNA mismatch repair endonuclease MutL, which translates to MRELDDRTVRQIAAGEVVERPASVVKELVENSLDAGADRISVAVEAGGTEGIRVRDDGVGMDRTAAERAVEEHTTSKIDSIDDLEAGVGTLGFRGEALHTIGAVSRLTIRTKPRGGGAGTELRVEGGEVTEVGTAGCPEGTVVAVEDLFYNTPARRKFLKTTATEFDHVNTVVTHYALANPDVAISLEHDDREVFATEGRGDLRSAVLSVYGREVAEAMIEVGRGSDMGDGGSAPTAEGDSPPVESVTGLVSHPETTRSTREYLSTFVNGRYVAAGVLREAVLDAYGGQLASDRYPFAVLFVALPANAVDVNVHPRKMEVRFDDESGVKQAVTAAVREALLEAGLIRSAAPRGRSAPDETEIDPESPASEVRGGAGHGSPDTPSPGGGRSRRDGVDIDAEGAPTSDSSSADAAAVDDGHAPPSGTDRSDPDAGSGSDSAPDGDDPADDGGDARTVDPDSDDARTVDPDSDDAWTVSPGGSGGDDTERGTGTDRGLGSQSSARGDDPGRPHVDAEQSGVGSGADSASAPQEDRSAGVPTGVVGPTIQRDLTGDAASLDPEFDSLPSMRVLGQLHDTYVVAETDFGLLLIDQHAADERVNYERLQAELDGDVATQALAEPVDVELTAREAALFGEYRDALAELGFRTERAADRTVEVRSVPAVFASALDPELLRDVLSAFVDDGGDSAVASVADELLADLACYPSVTGNTSLTEGSVVELLNALDGCENPYACPHGRPVIIQIDSDEIDERFERDYPGH; encoded by the coding sequence ATCCGCGAACTCGACGACCGGACCGTCCGGCAGATCGCGGCGGGCGAGGTGGTCGAACGCCCCGCCTCCGTGGTGAAGGAACTGGTCGAAAACAGCCTCGACGCCGGCGCCGACCGGATCTCCGTCGCGGTCGAGGCCGGCGGCACCGAGGGGATCCGCGTCCGCGACGACGGCGTGGGGATGGACCGCACGGCGGCCGAGCGCGCGGTCGAGGAACACACCACGAGCAAGATCGATTCCATCGACGACCTCGAAGCCGGCGTCGGGACGCTGGGGTTCCGCGGCGAGGCGCTCCACACCATCGGCGCGGTCTCGCGGCTCACGATCCGAACCAAGCCCCGCGGCGGCGGGGCCGGGACCGAACTCCGCGTCGAGGGCGGCGAGGTGACCGAAGTCGGGACCGCCGGCTGTCCCGAGGGGACCGTCGTCGCGGTCGAGGACCTCTTCTACAACACCCCTGCCCGCCGGAAGTTCCTGAAGACGACCGCGACGGAGTTCGACCACGTCAACACCGTGGTCACCCACTACGCTCTCGCGAACCCCGACGTCGCGATCTCGCTCGAACACGACGATCGGGAGGTCTTCGCCACCGAGGGCCGCGGGGACCTCCGGTCGGCGGTGCTGTCGGTGTACGGCCGGGAGGTCGCGGAGGCGATGATCGAGGTCGGCCGCGGCTCCGATATGGGCGACGGCGGGTCGGCACCGACAGCGGAGGGCGACTCCCCACCGGTCGAGTCGGTAACGGGGCTCGTCAGCCACCCCGAGACCACCCGGAGTACCCGGGAGTACCTCTCGACGTTCGTGAACGGCCGGTACGTCGCTGCGGGCGTCCTCCGTGAGGCCGTCCTCGACGCGTACGGCGGCCAGTTGGCGTCGGACCGCTACCCGTTTGCGGTGCTGTTCGTGGCTCTCCCCGCAAATGCGGTCGACGTGAACGTCCACCCCAGAAAGATGGAGGTCCGCTTCGACGACGAAAGCGGGGTCAAGCAGGCCGTCACCGCCGCGGTCCGCGAGGCGCTCTTAGAGGCGGGGTTGATCCGATCGGCCGCGCCGCGCGGGCGGTCGGCGCCCGACGAAACCGAGATCGACCCCGAATCGCCGGCCTCGGAGGTCCGGGGCGGAGCCGGGCACGGGAGCCCCGATACGCCGTCGCCGGGCGGGGGACGATCGCGTCGCGACGGCGTCGACATCGACGCCGAGGGCGCCCCCACCTCCGATTCCAGCTCTGCGGACGCGGCTGCCGTGGACGACGGCCACGCGCCGCCATCGGGGACGGATCGCTCCGATCCCGACGCCGGCTCCGGGAGCGACTCCGCCCCGGACGGCGACGATCCGGCTGACGACGGCGGCGACGCCCGGACTGTCGACCCCGACAGCGACGACGCCCGGACTGTCGACCCCGACAGCGACGACGCGTGGACGGTGTCACCGGGCGGCTCGGGCGGGGACGACACCGAGCGGGGCACCGGGACGGATCGGGGACTCGGCAGCCAGTCGAGCGCACGCGGGGACGACCCCGGACGGCCGCACGTCGATGCCGAACAGTCAGGCGTCGGATCCGGAGCCGACTCCGCGTCCGCGCCGCAAGAGGACCGATCCGCCGGGGTGCCGACCGGCGTCGTCGGCCCGACGATCCAACGCGATCTCACCGGCGACGCGGCCAGCCTCGACCCCGAGTTCGACTCGTTGCCGTCGATGCGGGTCCTCGGGCAGTTGCACGACACCTACGTCGTCGCCGAAACCGACTTCGGACTGCTGTTGATCGATCAACACGCCGCCGACGAGCGGGTGAACTACGAGCGTCTGCAAGCCGAACTCGACGGCGACGTCGCCACCCAGGCGCTGGCGGAGCCGGTCGACGTCGAACTCACCGCGCGGGAAGCGGCGCTGTTCGGCGAGTACCGCGACGCCCTCGCGGAACTGGGCTTTCGGACCGAACGGGCCGCCGACCGCACGGTCGAGGTCCGGAGCGTGCCCGCGGTGTTCGCCTCGGCACTGGATCCCGAACTCCTTCGCGACGTGCTGTCGGCGTTCGTAGACGACGGGGGCGACTCGGCGGTGGCGTCGGTCGCTGACGAACTGCTCGCGGACCTGGCGTGTTACCCCTCGGTGACCGGCAACACCTCCTTGACCGAGGGGTCGGTGGTGGAACTGTTGAACGCGCTCGACGGCTGTGAGAACCCCTACGCGTGCCCCCACGGCCGCCCGGTGATCATTCAAATCGACTCGGACGAAATTGACGAGCGATTCGAGCGGGATTATCCCGGCCACTGA
- a CDS encoding DUF6663 family protein: MTGSDPTTEGRYRVLGRPRDPAELLLVTVDGGTDPGGGPDAGESDAAFEPVYVDTTGYEGDLAATVDGLHAGMLVDATLVWRDGTPRFRELDVVADTAFEFHDGVTGIFEAAKNAWMVAEADNEGMNARVTRNTDGEPNGALYVFAKQSGARDLFEEFRTGVTPLSPLVTRVDEAESVPPEADQPRATFVLRPADEPFLVVYVAFRRDGVLAETMRTTYGDGSIVG, encoded by the coding sequence ATGACCGGATCCGACCCGACCACCGAGGGGCGGTACCGCGTGCTCGGCCGGCCGCGCGACCCCGCCGAACTCCTGCTCGTGACGGTCGACGGCGGGACCGACCCGGGCGGCGGCCCCGACGCCGGGGAGTCCGACGCGGCGTTCGAACCGGTGTACGTCGACACGACGGGGTACGAGGGTGACCTGGCGGCGACGGTCGACGGGCTCCACGCGGGGATGCTGGTGGACGCGACGTTGGTGTGGCGCGACGGCACCCCGCGGTTCCGTGAGCTCGACGTCGTCGCCGACACGGCCTTCGAGTTCCACGACGGCGTCACCGGGATCTTCGAGGCCGCGAAGAACGCGTGGATGGTCGCGGAGGCCGACAACGAAGGGATGAACGCGCGGGTGACCCGGAACACCGACGGCGAGCCCAACGGCGCGCTCTACGTGTTCGCGAAACAGTCGGGCGCCCGCGACCTCTTCGAGGAGTTCCGCACCGGGGTCACGCCGCTGTCGCCGCTCGTGACCCGGGTCGACGAGGCGGAGTCGGTGCCGCCGGAGGCCGACCAGCCGCGGGCCACCTTCGTGCTCCGTCCCGCCGACGAACCGTTTCTGGTTGTCTACGTGGCCTTCCGGCGGGACGGCGTGCTTGCGGAGACGATGCGGACGACATACGGGGACGGGTCGATCGTCGGCTGA
- a CDS encoding PGF-CTERM sorting domain-containing protein, producing the protein MRYAGGEWTAANVTHGIAGATHTATLPRTTPVAVVALDPGETTTVEITFEPRESGSVSLEGEEVGSVDLFADSGGAATSTGTDGSVPGFGALVAALALLVAALAWGRRS; encoded by the coding sequence ATGCGGTACGCCGGGGGCGAGTGGACGGCGGCGAACGTCACACACGGGATTGCGGGCGCCACCCACACCGCGACGCTGCCACGTACCACGCCCGTTGCCGTCGTCGCGCTCGATCCCGGCGAGACCACGACTGTCGAGATCACGTTCGAGCCGCGCGAGAGTGGATCGGTGTCGCTCGAAGGCGAGGAGGTCGGATCGGTCGACCTCTTCGCCGACAGCGGTGGTGCCGCGACGTCGACGGGGACGGACGGGAGTGTTCCGGGGTTCGGTGCGCTCGTCGCGGCGCTTGCGCTCCTCGTGGCCGCCCTCGCCTGGGGCCGGCGGTCGTGA